The genomic DNA GCCGTATGTACTGCCCTTTGGCGGATGCAGGCTTCGCCCGCATGACCGCGTCGATGAACGCCGAAGCGTTTTCCTTCAACTGCTGGACCGAGAAGGACGCCTTGCCCACGGCAGCGTGCAGGTTGCCGTTGCGGTCCACGCGGTACTCGATCCGGCCGGATTTCACTTCCCGGACCGCCGGACCGACGTCAAAGGTAACGGTGCCGCTCTTCGGATTGGGCATGAGTCCACGGGGACCCAGTACGCGTCCCAGCTTGCCCACGTCGCGCATGATATCGGGCGTGGCGATCACGACGTCGAATTCGGTCCAGCCTTTTTCGATCTGCTCGATATACTCGTCGGCGCCGACGTAGTCCGCGCCGGCTTCCTGGGCGTCTTTCTGCGCTTCGCCCCGCGTCAGCACGAGCACCCTGGTTTCCTTCCCCGTTCCATGGGGCAGCGCCACCGCGCCCCGTACCATCTGGTCCGCGTGGCGGGGATCCACGTTCAGCCGCATGGCCACCTCGACGGTCTCGTCGAATTTCGTCTTCGACGTCTCCTTGACAATCGACAACGCGTCCTCAAGGGGATAATCCCTTCCCGCTTCCACTTTCTCGCTGGCGGCCAGATAGCGCCTTCCTCTTTTCATGGCCCGTCTCCTTGCGGCTTTACTCGGTTAGCCTTCCACCTCGATGCCCATACTGCGGGCCGTGCCTTCGATCATGCGCATGGCCGCCTCCGTATCCGCGGCGTTCAGGTCCGGCATCTTGAGCTCGGCGATCTGCCTGACCTGGTCCCGCGTTACCTTGCCGACCTTTTCCCGGTTCGGTTCGCCGGAGGCTTTAGCCAGTCCTGCTTCGCGCTTGAGCAGCACGGCGGCGGGGGGCGTTTTGGTGATAAAGGAAAAACTGCGATCGGCGTAGACCGTGATCACGACCGGTATGATGAGGCCCATCTGATCCTGGGTTTTCGCGTTGAAGACCTTGCAGAACTCCATGGGATTAACGCCGTGCTGGCCGAGCGCCGATCCCACCGGCGGCGCCGGATTCGCCTGGCCTGCCGGTACCTGGAGTTTGATCACCGTTGATATTTTCTTGGCCACAAAACCCTCCTACGCGAC from Gemmatimonadota bacterium includes the following:
- the rplA gene encoding 50S ribosomal protein L1, producing the protein MKRGRRYLAASEKVEAGRDYPLEDALSIVKETSKTKFDETVEVAMRLNVDPRHADQMVRGAVALPHGTGKETRVLVLTRGEAQKDAQEAGADYVGADEYIEQIEKGWTEFDVVIATPDIMRDVGKLGRVLGPRGLMPNPKSGTVTFDVGPAVREVKSGRIEYRVDRNGNLHAAVGKASFSVQQLKENASAFIDAVMRAKPASAKGQYIRRLTISSTMGPGVSVDRQAATVEA
- the rplK gene encoding 50S ribosomal protein L11, which produces MAKKISTVIKLQVPAGQANPAPPVGSALGQHGVNPMEFCKVFNAKTQDQMGLIIPVVITVYADRSFSFITKTPPAAVLLKREAGLAKASGEPNREKVGKVTRDQVRQIAELKMPDLNAADTEAAMRMIEGTARSMGIEVEG